Part of the Virgibacillus necropolis genome, TTCCGCTTCAAGATCGACTGTCTCCGCTGCCTTTGTTGTCATAGGTTGTACAAATACCGTTGTCATCATTACAAGTACTACAAGAAATAATGACAAATTTCTCTTTACATTGTGTTTCACTTTCTCTCTACCTCCACCTTAGTAAAATCGGGACTTAACGCCAACATTATATTGGAAAATCCTCTACCTGCAAAATTGTTTGTATCTTTGATATTTTACCACAAAAAGGTGCAAAAAAATAGACGGGGAATATTCCCTATCTATTTCTTTTCACTAGGTTAATTTACCCATATTACGACATTTTCATGGAATTTGTAACCTAAACTGAATAATTTGGCGCCTCTTTTGTAATTTGAACGTCGTGTGGATGACTTTCGCGTAATCCAGCATTGGTAATGCGAATAAATCGTGCATCATTTCGTAATGAAGTAATGGTGGCTGTTCCACAATACCCCATTCCTGCACGTAATCCGCCGATCAATTGATGAACAGTATCTGCAAGTAGACCTTTATAGGCAACTCGCCCTTCAATACCTTCTGGCACTAGTTTTTTTGCTTCTGATGATTCCTGAAAATAGCGATCTTTAGAGCCTGCTTTCATCGCGCCAACAGATCCCATTCCACGATAAACTTTATATTGTCTGCCTTGGAAAATCTCCGTCTCCCCTGGACTTTCTGAAACACCGGCAAACATACTACCAAGCATGACAGCGTGAGCACCTGCTGCAAGGGCCTTTACAACATCACCTGAGTATTTAATTCCACCATCTGCTATTACGGGAACACCATATTCAGACGCTGCCATTGCACAATCATTGACAGCAGTAATTTGGGGAACACCAACACCTGCTACTACTCTAGTCGTACAAATAGAGCCTGGGCCAATTCCAACCTTTACAATGGATACGCCAGCTTCTATCAGTTCTTTGGTAGCTTCTGCGGTCGCTACATTCCCTGCAATAATATCTAAATCTGGATACGCTTCTCTTACACGCTTAACTTGTTCAAGCACACCCTTAGAATGGCCATGTGCTGTATCAATCACAACCACATCAACACCACTATTTACCAGATGATCGATCCTTCTCATGGCATCAACAGTTACACCAACAGCCGCACCAACCAACAATCTTCCTTGTCCATCTTTAGCTGCGTTTGGAAATTCAATTACCTTTTCTATATCTTTTATCGTAATAAGTCCTTTTAATACACCATTATCGTCAACGAGTGGTAATTTTTCAATTTTATACTGTTGAAGAATATTTTCCGCTTCGTCAAGTGTAGTTCCAACTGGTGCTGTCACTAGATTTTCACTTGTCATTACTTCATGAATTAAAATAGAGTAATTCTGAATAAAACGTAAGTCACGGTTCGTTAAGATACCTACAAGTTTTTGCTCTTCTTGATTATTTACAATTGGAACACCAGAGATGCGGAATTTCCCCATTAAATGTTCAGCATCAAAAACTTGATGTTCAGGGGTTAAAAAGAAAGGATTCGTAATTACGCCACTTTCCGAACGTTTTACACGATCAACCAGCTCTGCCTGATCTTCAATCGACATATTTTTATGAATAACACCAAATCCACCCTGACGTGCCATAGCTATTGCCATTTCCGCTTCTGTCACAGTATCCATACCTGCACTGATAAACGGGGCATTTAGCTTTAATCTTTCTGAGAGTATAGTTTTTACTTCTACATCTTTTGGAAGAACTTCTGACTTTGCTGGCAACAACAAGACATCATCAAACGTTAATCCTTCTTTGACAAATTTATCCTCGCGCATCTTCATCCTCCTAATTGTAATTTTTTGGCATATATGCGTGCTTTTTGGCTATAAGGTTACACTAATTGTTACTTAGAATACGGTATCGAAAACTCTTTTTCAACAGGTTTTTATGAAAGTTTAAAAAGAAAATGCATTCTAAATATTGTAACTACTTCTTGATAGGATTAACCTATCTACGTGGATAAACATTGATTGTCAGAATGTGTTCTTTTATTACCATTTATTATTTTTATATTTACGATAATAATTTATCTGACGGACAAATAAATACAATTTACGCTTCAAATGATGATCGTTTTTATAAAATAATGGATTACCCCATTTTTTTTGTTTAATTAAACGGTTAACATCTTGTAAAACATCCTGATTTTCGACAAAATTACGTAACACAATTTTAGGAACAACGGTAAACAAATAATCTTTATTCAAAAAGGTTAGTTCTTTTTCCTTGTTATAGATTCCATCGTCTACAAGATATTCTGCCATATTATGTCCAAGTGCTGTGACATAATAACTGGATCTTCCCTGCCTGATATTCACTTCAAACACTTTGAACTTGCCATCACGCGTATCATATTTTATATCGAAGTTTGCAAACCCAACATACCCTACTGATTCCAAGAAATGTTGTAACTTCTCCATCATTTCCTTGTTATAACGTGTAATCAATGCTGTGTAATTACCGATAGCCGTAGCTGTATGTTCTTGTAATACAACTTGCGCAAATGTGACAAGCTGTGTCTTACCAGAAGAATTGACATATAATACAGAATCCCACATATATGTATCATCTCCGGGGATATAGTCTTGAATAATAAGTTCTTCTTGATAACCACTTGCAGTAATCTTGTTTACAACTTCCTGGAATGCCTCATCCGATTCGACTTTATATACCTTTTGTTGACCTTCAAACTTGTTATTATAATACGCAATACCATTGCTGGGTTTTATAATAACTGGATAGGTAAGCTGTTCATTGAATGATAGTGATCCACTGCAATCATAAAAATAAGTTTCTGGTGTTTCAATTCCGTATTCTTTGCAAAATTTATAGAAATTCGACTTTGTTTGCAGTTTGTTCATTAAGGATTCGTTGATATAATTGAATACATAATCCTCTTTTAGAACTGCAGCGTTTTCTATAATCAAACGTACATATGCATCATTTGTGCCTACTAAAAGAAGTTTTTTATTCGAAGGTTTTAGATTAGTTGCTACTTGTTTTAGTATTGAAACAAACTTTTCAGGATTCGACAATGTTGGATATATTTCAATTCTTTCAATTACCGAACTCAAATTTGTGAATGCCATTTGTTGTTTGCCTATTAAAATTGGCTTAATGCCATATGCTTCATGAAAAGAAATAGCCATATTATAAGCATTTATATCTGTCCCTATGATAACTGGGATAAACGGTAGATTTTTCATTATATCCTCCTATAATCAACCAATAAATTCTAATAACTATACCACTTAGAACGTGATTGTAAGCATTTTACAATTTACTTTACTATATTATATACCTGTTGTAAATCAAAGCACTACTCTGAATAGAGGTACAATAAAGCATTAAATATGCGTACTTTTATTAATTTGGGAAACACTATCAAATAAATCTTTTTTGGGAGGGGGAAACGTATGATAAAACAGGATATTTCAACCTTTTATACCTCATTACAAAACCTCCAATCTAGTCAAATTTACTTGAGGAATTGTTATGCAAATCTTGTCGAAATAGACGCCGACGCCAAAAGTTACGAAAATAGTGGGACATTTATGTATTACCTTGAGCAGGGTCAGCTGTTTTTTAGAGAGGGAGAAAAGGGAGATGTTCGTCTTAAACCGCTATTATACTTTTATGGAATGTGTCATACCTTAAAAACATGCTTACTAACAAATCGACCGAACTACCCAGAATCAACCTCTATTTTAGCACACGGAGTATCAGCTAGAAAAAGAAAGAAAAAAGACTACACCTTTACTCATGATGAGGTGAAAATCCAACAAAATGGACTATTCAGCTATGCGTGTAGCCATCTATTTTCGTTGAAAACTCCTCCCTTTACAAAGGTTAAAATGGATTTCTTGCTATATTTAATTCCTGAAATGAACGACTTTTTTGCACTTAACAACAAGGAAAAAAGTATCTCTATTGGAAGGATTGACTCTACTATTTTACGCTTTCCTGCGTCCATTCTTGATAACTACCATGTGACGGAACGAGCATTTATTCAGCGAATTAGTCCGTATCTTCCAACCATCAAAAAATCAGAAATAGTTAGTCAACAGATTGTCGTGCTACTGGAAAAGCCTATTCAACAATTGAGAGGACCATTCAAGTGCCATTTGAATAAACAAGAGATTTACTTCCCAACCGATCGCACTTATTTTGTTTCCATACCAGAAATACTGGTTCACTATTTATTGTTATATAATTTGAGTATGATCAGTCGCTATGAAACGGAGTATTGGGGCGAGCTTTTTGCTACAAAGTACGATCTGGATTATTCTATTATTGTCCATTATTTAACCGTTGTGGTAGATAAGATAGAAGCTTTATTGGGGGAATGGTTACAAAGAAAAGGTTAGCGGTTGTTCTAGACAATACACTACAGTTATGCAAGTAGAAAGACTTTCTTATCATTAAGAAGGTCTTTCTACTACTATTTCGTCAATAAAAATTGCTGGATTGTTTTTAAGTGATAAGATCTCGTTTGATTGATCAAACTGTACTATTGGGCGGGTAGGGTACTTTTCATCAACGAAGACAATCTCACCAGTCCTACCGATGGATAACTTTACCTTTTTCCAATTGAAAAATTGGTTAGGCTTTTACTAAATGTATCAACAACTTGATGAGAAAAGTGCGTATATTTATCACGAATAAGCTCTTCCATTACTTTAAATGGTGACTGTTTTGACTGGTATAACCGTTCGCATGTCATGGCATGGTATATATCACTAACAGCAAGAATTCTCGAATAGGCGTGAATTTTATCTTTTTTTACACCTAGTGGATAACCGCTTCCATCCATTCGTTCATGATGCTGTAAAATTGCTAGCTTAACGATTTGTGTGATTGTTGGAATCTGCTCAATCATTCGATACGAATATGTAGGGTGCTTTTTCATTTCATCGATCTCTATTGCTGATAATCCCTCTGTCTTATTTAAAATAGTTGGTGAAATTTTTGCCATTCCACAGTCACTTAAAAAACCAGCTAACCCTATTTGAATAGACTCACCGCTAGGATAACCCATCTTTTTACTCAAATACATTGCCAACAAACCAACCCCAACACAATGATGATACATATAATCCTTTTTGGTGTTGTATTGGTGCAATGTGAAAATATCTACATTATCCTGATCAATTCGTTTGAATAATGGAATAACAAGTTTTCGTACGGTTGGCATGTCTACCTTAATGTTATTTTGCCAGGCGGTAAAAAGCTTTTTATAGTTTTGAACAACATAATGGTAGTGCTCATCAAAAGCAAGGTTACTACTATCATTCGTTTGTTTTACCTGCTTCTTTTCCTGTTGGATAGCTTTCGGTTGAAATGTTGTTCCATCTGAAAGCTTAGACCCCACATCTACAAAAGCAATTAGAAACTTTTCCACGATCGTAATATGTTCCTCGGTAAGGACGGTATTTCTTGAAATAATAGCCCGATTAGATTTACCCTTTACATCGTTTAACAACATACAGCCTGGAACTAACTGTGATGGTTCAACACGCATGCCATCCTCTCCTTTTAAGAAAAGCGCAAGCGCCTTGAAAGACACGACAAGCATAAGCAGAGCGGTGCAGTGTGGGTGCTTTGCTCGCACGGAGGCGAACTGCTTATGTCTCGAGTGTCTAGGCGCTGGAGCTAGACAGATAATCGCCAAAATTTTATACTTTCTTTGCTTTTAAAAAAAAGACGACTCAAAGAGAATATTATTTTTCATTTCTCTGCTAAGTCGCCTTTTGAGTGCTTCTTTATCCTGTTGTTTTAGTTATTCATCTTGTTTATCATTGTCATCTTCTATTGTTGCCTGGTCGTCTATTTCGTCTGTTACCTCAGATGAATCAGCGTCAACTTCTTCTTCGCTAATTTCTTCTTCATCTTCAGGCTCAACCTTAGCAACTGTTGCAACCTCTTCATTTTCTTGCAAACGAATTAAGCCTACGCCACGTGTATTACGTCCTGATTGGGAAATACCAGCAACAGGAATTCGAATTAGCACGCCCGCTACCGTTATGAGCATAATATCTTCTTCGCCTGTAACAGCCTTCACTGTAACGACTTGTCCAGTATCCTCGTTCAATTTACATGTAAAGATACCTTTACCACCACGTTTGGTAATTCGATATTGATCTTCAGGTGTGCGTTTTCCGACCCCTTTATTTGTAACATGCAAAATCTGTAGTCCCTCGTCCAAGATTTCCATAGAAACAACCTTGTCATCCCCACGTAAGGATATACCACGTACGCCTGCTGCAGTACGGCCCATGGAACGAATTTGATCTTCAGGGAAACGAATTAAATAACCATTCTGTGTTGCAATCATAATGTCCTTCGTTCCATCCGTTAAACGAACAGAGATAAGCTCATCATCTTCCCGTAGGTTAACTGCGATTAATCCACCTTTTCTGATGTGTGCAAATTGCGATAAGGTTGTTCGCTTAGAAACACCATTCCTTGTCGTGAAGAATAGGAACCAGTCCTCTGCAAACTCATTAACTGTGATAACAGCATTAATCGATTCATCTTTTTCAATTTGTAATAGATTAATGACTGGAATCCCTTTAGCAGTTCGACTAAACTCAGGAATCTCATATCCTTTTGCACGGTACACTTTACCCTTATTTGTAAAGAATAATACGGTATCGTGTGTTGAAGTAGACACTAAATGTTCGACAAAATCATCATCGTTGGTACCCATACCTTGAATACCGCGACCATTTCGTTTTTGAGTACGATACGTAGATGCTGGTAATCGCTTAATATACCCTTGGTGGGTAAGCGTGATTACGATATTTTCTTCAGGGATTAAATCTTCATCTTCAAAGAAGTCCATGCCACCAACCATAATTTCGGTTCGACGTGGGTCACTAAAGCGTTCTTTAATCTCTGTTAATTCTTCACGGATAATTTCTAATACCTTTTCTTCATTCGCTAGAATTGCTTTTAACTCATCAATTAATTGAATAAGCTCATTGTACTCATTTTCAATTTTTTCTCTTTCTAAACCTGTTAAGCGTTGCAAACGCATGTCTAAAATAGCTTGTGCCTGCTTTTCAGAAAGTCCAAAACGCTCCATTAATGCATCACGCGCAATATCACCAGTTTTAGAGCTACGGATTAACGCAATCACTTCATCTAAATGATCTAATGCAATTCGTAAACCTTCAAGGATATGTGCACGGGCTTCTGCTTTTCTCAATTCAAAGGCAGTTCGACGCTTAATAATTACCTTCTGGTGGTCCAAATAATGTACCAGACATTGTTTAATATTTAAAACTTTTGGATGTCCGTCAACTAAAGCCAACATATTGATTCCAAAAGTAGTTTGCAAGGAGGTGTATTTGTATAAATTGTTTAATACAACATTCGCGTTCACATCACGGCGTAATTCCATAACAACACGAAGTCCATTACGATCCGATTCATCACGCAGATCTGTAATACCTTCGATTCGTTTATCACGAACATGATCTGCAATTTTTTCAATTAGTTTTGCCTTGTTCACTTGATATGGAAGCTCATTAACAATAATTGTTGATTTACCGTTTTTTTGTTCTTCGATACGTACCTTTGCTCGAATCGTAATAGAGCCTTTTCCTGTTTCAAATGCTTTTCTAATCCCACTACGACCAAGGATTTGACCAGCAGTTGGGAAATCTGGTCCATATATATGGTTTTCCATTAATTCATCAATGGAAACTTCAGGATTTCTACTGATAGCTAATACGGCATCAATTGTTTCCCCTAAGTTATGTGGCGGAATATTGGTTGCCATACCAACAGCTATTCCTGATGTACCATTCACGATTAAGTTAGGGAAGCGTGATGGAAACACGACTGGTTCGCGCTCTGAACCATCATAGTTATCTCTATAATCAATCGTATCTTTATTTATATCTCGCAATAGTTCCATTGAAATTTTTGACATACGCGCTTCTGTATAACGCATAGCTGCAGCAGAATCACCATCGACTGAACCAAAGTTACCATGACCATCAACAAGCATATAACGATAGCTAAAGTCTTGCGCCATACGTACCATCGTTTCATAAACAGCAGAATCACCATGTGGGTGATACTTACCGATTACTTCACCAACAATACGTGCTGACTTTTTATGTGCCTTATCCGAATGCATACCCAAATCATTCATTGCGTATAAAATTCTACGATGAACTGGTTTTAGTCCATCACGAACATCTGGCAATGCCCGTGAGACAATTACACTCATTGCATAATCAAGAAATGATGTACGCATTTCTTGACTAATATTTATTTCTTGAACATTTGAACGTTCCTGATCCGCCATTTTGTTGTTACCTCCTCGTCACTAAAAACCTGTGACAACACTGAAAATCACTATTTTAAAACCAAACGCCAAAAACCAGGCGTTTTGCGTCCGCTTCTAAACAGTCGCCTCCGCTTTTCTTTACACATCCAGGTTTTGAACGTATTGGGCATTATCTTCAATAAAGTTTCGTCTTGGTTCGACTTTATCACCCATCAACATATCAAAGACTTGGTCAGCTTCTATTGCATCAGATAAATCAACCTGAAGTAATGTACGAGAATCTGGATCCATCGTTGTTTCCCAAAGCTGTGTAGCATTCATTTCTCCAAGTCCTTTATAACGTTGAATCCCAGGTTTTGGATTTTTTGGAATTTCAGCTAGAATGCGATCCATTTCCTTGTCATTATACGCATAATAAGCAGCCTTTCCTTGCTGTATTTTGTATAATGGTGGTTGAGCAATATAAATATAGCCATTTTCTAAAAGTGGTCGCATGTACCGGTAGAAAAATGTTAATAATAGTGTACGAATATGCGCACCATCAACATCTGCATCTGTCATTATAACAACTTTATGGTAGCGTGCTTTTGTGATATCAAAATCCTCAGCGATACCCGTCCCGAGTGCCGTGATCATTGCTCGGACTTCATTGTTTGATAATATTCTATCAAGTCTTGCCTTTTCAACGTTTAAAATCTTACCACGCAATGGAAGAATTGCTTGGAAATGGCGA contains:
- the guaB gene encoding IMP dehydrogenase encodes the protein MREDKFVKEGLTFDDVLLLPAKSEVLPKDVEVKTILSERLKLNAPFISAGMDTVTEAEMAIAMARQGGFGVIHKNMSIEDQAELVDRVKRSESGVITNPFFLTPEHQVFDAEHLMGKFRISGVPIVNNQEEQKLVGILTNRDLRFIQNYSILIHEVMTSENLVTAPVGTTLDEAENILQQYKIEKLPLVDDNGVLKGLITIKDIEKVIEFPNAAKDGQGRLLVGAAVGVTVDAMRRIDHLVNSGVDVVVIDTAHGHSKGVLEQVKRVREAYPDLDIIAGNVATAEATKELIEAGVSIVKVGIGPGSICTTRVVAGVGVPQITAVNDCAMAASEYGVPVIADGGIKYSGDVVKALAAGAHAVMLGSMFAGVSESPGETEIFQGRQYKVYRGMGSVGAMKAGSKDRYFQESSEAKKLVPEGIEGRVAYKGLLADTVHQLIGGLRAGMGYCGTATITSLRNDARFIRITNAGLRESHPHDVQITKEAPNYSV
- a CDS encoding carboxylate--amine ligase translates to MKNLPFIPVIIGTDINAYNMAISFHEAYGIKPILIGKQQMAFTNLSSVIERIEIYPTLSNPEKFVSILKQVATNLKPSNKKLLLVGTNDAYVRLIIENAAVLKEDYVFNYINESLMNKLQTKSNFYKFCKEYGIETPETYFYDCSGSLSFNEQLTYPVIIKPSNGIAYYNNKFEGQQKVYKVESDEAFQEVVNKITASGYQEELIIQDYIPGDDTYMWDSVLYVNSSGKTQLVTFAQVVLQEHTATAIGNYTALITRYNKEMMEKLQHFLESVGYVGFANFDIKYDTRDGKFKVFEVNIRQGRSSYYVTALGHNMAEYLVDDGIYNKEKELTFLNKDYLFTVVPKIVLRNFVENQDVLQDVNRLIKQKKWGNPLFYKNDHHLKRKLYLFVRQINYYRKYKNNKW
- a CDS encoding YaaC family protein — encoded protein: MIKQDISTFYTSLQNLQSSQIYLRNCYANLVEIDADAKSYENSGTFMYYLEQGQLFFREGEKGDVRLKPLLYFYGMCHTLKTCLLTNRPNYPESTSILAHGVSARKRKKKDYTFTHDEVKIQQNGLFSYACSHLFSLKTPPFTKVKMDFLLYLIPEMNDFFALNNKEKSISIGRIDSTILRFPASILDNYHVTERAFIQRISPYLPTIKKSEIVSQQIVVLLEKPIQQLRGPFKCHLNKQEIYFPTDRTYFVSIPEILVHYLLLYNLSMISRYETEYWGELFATKYDLDYSIIVHYLTVVVDKIEALLGEWLQRKG
- a CDS encoding HD-GYP domain-containing protein, whose translation is MRVEPSQLVPGCMLLNDVKGKSNRAIISRNTVLTEEHITIVEKFLIAFVDVGSKLSDGTTFQPKAIQQEKKQVKQTNDSSNLAFDEHYHYVVQNYKKLFTAWQNNIKVDMPTVRKLVIPLFKRIDQDNVDIFTLHQYNTKKDYMYHHCVGVGLLAMYLSKKMGYPSGESIQIGLAGFLSDCGMAKISPTILNKTEGLSAIEIDEMKKHPTYSYRMIEQIPTITQIVKLAILQHHERMDGSGYPLGVKKDKIHAYSRILAVSDIYHAMTCERLYQSKQSPFKVMEELIRDKYTHFSHQVVDTFSKSLTNFSIGKR
- the gyrA gene encoding DNA gyrase subunit A; this encodes MADQERSNVQEINISQEMRTSFLDYAMSVIVSRALPDVRDGLKPVHRRILYAMNDLGMHSDKAHKKSARIVGEVIGKYHPHGDSAVYETMVRMAQDFSYRYMLVDGHGNFGSVDGDSAAAMRYTEARMSKISMELLRDINKDTIDYRDNYDGSEREPVVFPSRFPNLIVNGTSGIAVGMATNIPPHNLGETIDAVLAISRNPEVSIDELMENHIYGPDFPTAGQILGRSGIRKAFETGKGSITIRAKVRIEEQKNGKSTIIVNELPYQVNKAKLIEKIADHVRDKRIEGITDLRDESDRNGLRVVMELRRDVNANVVLNNLYKYTSLQTTFGINMLALVDGHPKVLNIKQCLVHYLDHQKVIIKRRTAFELRKAEARAHILEGLRIALDHLDEVIALIRSSKTGDIARDALMERFGLSEKQAQAILDMRLQRLTGLEREKIENEYNELIQLIDELKAILANEEKVLEIIREELTEIKERFSDPRRTEIMVGGMDFFEDEDLIPEENIVITLTHQGYIKRLPASTYRTQKRNGRGIQGMGTNDDDFVEHLVSTSTHDTVLFFTNKGKVYRAKGYEIPEFSRTAKGIPVINLLQIEKDESINAVITVNEFAEDWFLFFTTRNGVSKRTTLSQFAHIRKGGLIAVNLREDDELISVRLTDGTKDIMIATQNGYLIRFPEDQIRSMGRTAAGVRGISLRGDDKVVSMEILDEGLQILHVTNKGVGKRTPEDQYRITKRGGKGIFTCKLNEDTGQVVTVKAVTGEEDIMLITVAGVLIRIPVAGISQSGRNTRGVGLIRLQENEEVATVAKVEPEDEEEISEEEVDADSSEVTDEIDDQATIEDDNDKQDE